A single window of Hippocampus zosterae strain Florida chromosome 15, ASM2543408v3, whole genome shotgun sequence DNA harbors:
- the ranbp3b gene encoding ran-binding protein 3b isoform X2, with protein sequence MPPSFCQSPTGNSDSEPEEKPVGFRLKPPTLIHGQAPSSGVPSQKPKEQQRSVLRPAVLQAPPPKSHTESNSTCGTNGVKKSSDGPSAPQSLFLNNTEHSAAPNASLKHESEERGPSSVKDEGGSEKEEGDVANSFVFGQNIKDRAKVDQNSTEEKSKDCSPGDCQSEGTNYFLQYISTPSSNNATNSADSGAKFVFGQNMSERVLSPPKGETPSDDSKEVPEASELPSQEATAEKAVNSVSESLEESAAAYTKATAKKCILEKVDVKTGEESESNVLQMQCKLYVFEKTAQSWIERGRGLLRLNDMASTDDGTLQSRLVMRTQGSLRLILNTKLWPQMQVDKASDKSVRVTATDTEDQGVKVFLISGSSKDVGQLAAALHHRILALKSRAEQEPEAPVTTIPEAEVPQSNEDDSDEEGGASASASAAATTNSEGAENQTAGST encoded by the exons ATGCCCCCCAGTTTCTGCCAGTCTCCGACTGGGAACTCTGACTCTGAGCCAG AGGAGAAGCCAGTTGGGTTCCGACTAAAGCCGCCGACTCTCATACACGGGCAGGCGCCCAGTTCAG GCGTCCCAAGTCAGAAACCGAAAGAGCAACAACGCAGCGTTCTCCGCCCTGCGGTTCTTCAAGCGCCGCCCCCCAAATCCCACACAGAATCCA ACTCCACTTGCGGAACCAACGGAGTGAAGAAGTCGTCGGACGGCCCTTCCGCACCCCAGTCCCTTTTCCTGAACAACACAGAGCACTCAGCCGCCCCAAACGCATCACTG AAACACGAAAGTGAGGAACGCGGCCCGAGTAGCGTCAAAGATGAAGGAGGAAGCGAGAAGGAGGAAGGAGACGTAGCAAATTCTTTTGTATTTGGTCAGAATATCAAAGACAGAGCGAAG GTGGACCAGAACAGTACAGAAGAAAAATCAAAGGACTGCAGTCCAGGAGACTGTCAATCAGAGGGCACCAATTATTTCTTGCAGTACATCTCTACCCCAAG TTCAAATAATGCCACAAACAGTGCAGACAGCGGGGCAAAATTTGTGTTTGGCCAGAACATGTCTGAACGAGTTTTG AGTCCTCCCAAGGGCGAGACCCCCAGTGATGATAGTAAAGAGGTTCCAGAGGCTTCAGAGCTCCCATCACAGGAGGCCACCGCAGAGAAGG CAGTGAACAGCGTGTCGGAGTCTTTGGAGGAGTCTGCCGCAGCCTACACCAAAGCCACAGCCAAGAAGTGCATCTTAGAGAAAGTGGACGTAAAAACCGGGGAAGAATCGGAAAGCAATGTTTTACAG ATGCAGTGCAAGTTGTACGTCTTTGAGAAGACGGCACAGTCGTGGATAGAGCGAGGGCGGGGCCTTCTCAGGCTCAACGACATGGCGTCGACGGACGACGGCACGCTACAGTCGCGTCTCG TGATGAGGACCCAGGGCAGCCTCCGGTTGATCCTCAACACTAAACTTTGGCCCCAGATGCAGGTGGACAAGGCAAGCGACAAGAGTGTACGGGTCACCGCCACAGACACGGAGGACCAGGGGGTCAAGGTCTTCCTAATATCG GGTAGTTCCAAGGACGTAGGTCAGCTAGCGGCGGCGCTGCATCACCGGATTTTGGCCCTCAAGAGCCGCGCGGAGCAGGAGCCCGAAGCCCCCGTGACGACCATCCCCGAGGCCGAAGTGCCGCAATCCAACGAGGACGACAGCGATGAGGAAGGAGGCGCCTCCGCTTCGGCCTCAGCTGCTGCGACGA CTAATTCAGAGGGAGCAGAGAACCAGACCGCGGGAAGCACATAG
- the ranbp3b gene encoding ran-binding protein 3b isoform X1, protein MADLANEDKPAIAPPVFVFQKDKTQKRSAEGSSAEDGEDSDKDETNYFPPVKRERTSSFPPLHSVPKNNVFMPPSFCQSPTGNSDSEPEEKPVGFRLKPPTLIHGQAPSSGVPSQKPKEQQRSVLRPAVLQAPPPKSHTESNSTCGTNGVKKSSDGPSAPQSLFLNNTEHSAAPNASLKHESEERGPSSVKDEGGSEKEEGDVANSFVFGQNIKDRAKVDQNSTEEKSKDCSPGDCQSEGTNYFLQYISTPSSNNATNSADSGAKFVFGQNMSERVLSPPKGETPSDDSKEVPEASELPSQEATAEKAVNSVSESLEESAAAYTKATAKKCILEKVDVKTGEESESNVLQMQCKLYVFEKTAQSWIERGRGLLRLNDMASTDDGTLQSRLVMRTQGSLRLILNTKLWPQMQVDKASDKSVRVTATDTEDQGVKVFLISGSSKDVGQLAAALHHRILALKSRAEQEPEAPVTTIPEAEVPQSNEDDSDEEGGASASASAAATTNSEGAENQTAGST, encoded by the exons ATGGCGGACTTGGCGAACGAAG ACAAGCCTGCCATAGCGCCTCCTgtatttgttttccaaaaagacaaaactcAGAAG CGATCTGCAGAGGGCTCAAGTGCAGAGGATGGAGAAG ATTCAGATAAAGACGAGACAAACTACTTTCCTCCAGTAAAAAGGGAGAGGACTTCATCATTCCCGCCGCTCCACTCGG TTCCCAAGAACAATGTATTCATGCCCCCCAGTTTCTGCCAGTCTCCGACTGGGAACTCTGACTCTGAGCCAG AGGAGAAGCCAGTTGGGTTCCGACTAAAGCCGCCGACTCTCATACACGGGCAGGCGCCCAGTTCAG GCGTCCCAAGTCAGAAACCGAAAGAGCAACAACGCAGCGTTCTCCGCCCTGCGGTTCTTCAAGCGCCGCCCCCCAAATCCCACACAGAATCCA ACTCCACTTGCGGAACCAACGGAGTGAAGAAGTCGTCGGACGGCCCTTCCGCACCCCAGTCCCTTTTCCTGAACAACACAGAGCACTCAGCCGCCCCAAACGCATCACTG AAACACGAAAGTGAGGAACGCGGCCCGAGTAGCGTCAAAGATGAAGGAGGAAGCGAGAAGGAGGAAGGAGACGTAGCAAATTCTTTTGTATTTGGTCAGAATATCAAAGACAGAGCGAAG GTGGACCAGAACAGTACAGAAGAAAAATCAAAGGACTGCAGTCCAGGAGACTGTCAATCAGAGGGCACCAATTATTTCTTGCAGTACATCTCTACCCCAAG TTCAAATAATGCCACAAACAGTGCAGACAGCGGGGCAAAATTTGTGTTTGGCCAGAACATGTCTGAACGAGTTTTG AGTCCTCCCAAGGGCGAGACCCCCAGTGATGATAGTAAAGAGGTTCCAGAGGCTTCAGAGCTCCCATCACAGGAGGCCACCGCAGAGAAGG CAGTGAACAGCGTGTCGGAGTCTTTGGAGGAGTCTGCCGCAGCCTACACCAAAGCCACAGCCAAGAAGTGCATCTTAGAGAAAGTGGACGTAAAAACCGGGGAAGAATCGGAAAGCAATGTTTTACAG ATGCAGTGCAAGTTGTACGTCTTTGAGAAGACGGCACAGTCGTGGATAGAGCGAGGGCGGGGCCTTCTCAGGCTCAACGACATGGCGTCGACGGACGACGGCACGCTACAGTCGCGTCTCG TGATGAGGACCCAGGGCAGCCTCCGGTTGATCCTCAACACTAAACTTTGGCCCCAGATGCAGGTGGACAAGGCAAGCGACAAGAGTGTACGGGTCACCGCCACAGACACGGAGGACCAGGGGGTCAAGGTCTTCCTAATATCG GGTAGTTCCAAGGACGTAGGTCAGCTAGCGGCGGCGCTGCATCACCGGATTTTGGCCCTCAAGAGCCGCGCGGAGCAGGAGCCCGAAGCCCCCGTGACGACCATCCCCGAGGCCGAAGTGCCGCAATCCAACGAGGACGACAGCGATGAGGAAGGAGGCGCCTCCGCTTCGGCCTCAGCTGCTGCGACGA CTAATTCAGAGGGAGCAGAGAACCAGACCGCGGGAAGCACATAG